The Streptomyces sp. NBC_01463 DNA window ATTGACCCTGACCTGTTCAGTGACGGAACATTCGAAGGGTTGTGCGATCGAGGAAGGCTGGTCATGTCACCATATTCCCGTTTCCTGTTCTACCCCGAGTTCCCGCGACTGCTCCCCTCCGCCTACCCCTCGAAGTCCCCACGGAACGGAATCACTTCGAATGGCTGGATTCGAATGGATCTCGCCGGGCGACAGATCTCCGTCCGGGCCGGCCTCGCGCCGTCCCGCACAGCATGAAGGGGGCCCCGTACGCCATGGCGGATCAGATGCGCCTGACGGGGCCAGCCCTGCCTGACGCGCTGGAGTCCCTGGAGAGATGCCGCGACCTCGTGCAGCCCGCACTGCACGACGCGGTCGGCCGGTTGCACCCGAGCGTGGGGCGGATGGCGTCGTTCGCGTTCGGCTGGTGCGACGTCGACGGTGTGCGCCGGGGCGGGGGCGGTGGCAAGGGGCTGCGGCCCGCCCTCGCGGTGCTCTGTGCCGAGGCCGTCGGAGGATCCGCCGCGGACGCGGTGGCCGGGGCGGTCGCGGTCGAACTCGTGCACGCCTTCTCGCTGGTGCACGACGACATCATCGACGGCGACGAGCGCAGACGGCACCAGGACACCTTGTGGAAGGCGTTCGGTGTGGGGCCCGCGGTCCTGGCGGGCGACGCACTGCTGGCACTCGCCCTCGGCACCATCGGGTCCACGGCCGAGGGCGCGACGGCCATGCTGTCCGCCGCGCTGGTCGAACTGGTCGAGGGGCAGGCGGCCGACATCTCCTTCGAGGGCCGCCCGTGGGCGGGCCCGCACGCGGTGACCGTGGACGAGTACACCACGATGGCCGCCGACAAGACCGGGTCCCTGCTCGCCTGCGCCGCCGGACTCGGCGCCCTGCTCGGCGGCGGCGGATCCGATGCCGCCGCCGCGATGTCCACGGCGGGCAGGCACCTGGGCCTGGCCTTCCAGGCGATCGACGATCTGCTCGGCATCTGGGGCGACCCTTCGGTCACCGGGAAGCCGGTCTTCAGCGATCTGCGGCGGCGCAAGAAGTCGCTGCCGGTGGTCTTCGCGGCCACCGTCGAGAACGGGACACACGCGGAACTCCTCGGGCGCCTCCTGGACACCGCGCCCGACGCACCGGAGCGGGACCTCGACCTGCGGCGTGCCGCCGACCTGATCGCCCGCGCCGGCGGCCGGACCTTCGGCGCGGAGCAGTCCGACGGGCATCTGCGACAGGCCCTGGAGGTCATCGGGGCCACGGCAGTGGACCTCACCGCCGCGGCCGAACTGACGGGCCTGGCACGGTTCGTCGCCGACCGCTCGCACTGAGACGCCGTACACACAGCACATAACAGGGGGATTCACATGTTCGACCGTGGTACTGCGACGACCATACGAAAAGCCGGGGCCGGACCCCGCTGCCCCGAAGCGGGGCGGAAAGCGGCACAGCAGGAGCCGGCGGCGGCGAGGAACGTGGTGGAGAAGTCCTACCTCGTCCTCGGCGCGCTCCCCGTGGACGGCGACTGGATCGGCGCGTCGGAGGTGGCGCGGAACACCGGGCTGCCGAAGTCGACGGTGCACCGGCTCCTCGGCGTCCTGGCCGACCTACGGCTCGCGGACCGGCAGGCCGCCGGATACCGGCTCGGCCCGCGCATGCTGAACCTCGCCCGTCAGGCGTCCGGCGGCCGGGCCCTGGCACTCAGAGACCTCCTGCTGCCGCATCTCCTCGACCTCTTCCAGGCCACCGGGCTCGCCGTCCACCTCGGAGTGGAGCACGAACACGGGGTGCTCTGCCTCGAACACCTGCACGGGCACCGGGGGTTGCCGCTCCCGATCAGGACCGGCTCGGTGCTCCCGCGCCACACGACGGCGATGGGCAAGGTCCTGGCCGCCCACTCGGACGAGACCGGTGACGAGCTGCCCGCGCGGCTGCGCGCCGAACTGGCACGCATACGACGCGACGGGATCGCCGTCAATCTCGGCGGCCCCACCCGGAACGTGACCAGTCTCGCCATCCCGGTCTGGGACTCCGCGCGCACCGTGGCCGCGGTCATCGCCGTCGCCGGTCCCTCGCACACCGTCGACGTGCAGGCGGCTTCGCGCCAGCTCCGCCGGGCCGCGCACGCCGCGGCCCGGGAGCTGGCGGCCGGTGGGGTCATCGGTCCCGTCTGCCGGTAAGGGCGGCGGGACAGCCCTCAGGCCCCGGCGAAGACCGTCGGTTCGCCGGGCTCCGCGCCGTCCTCCTCCAGCTGTTCGGCGAGTTTCATGGCCTCCTCGATCAGGGTCTCCACGATCTTCGACTCGGGGACGGTCCTGATGATCTCGCCCCTGACGAAGATCTGTCCCTTGCCGTTGCCCGACGCCACTCCCAGATCGGCCTCCCGCGCCTCACCGGGGCCGTTGACCACACAGCCCATCACCGCGACCCGCAGGGGTACCTTCATGCCGTCCAGGCCGGCGGTGACCTGGTCGGCCAGCTTGTAGACGTCCACCTGGGCCCGGCCGCAGGACGGGCACGAGACGATCTCCAGAGCGCGCTGCCGCAGACCGAGGGACTGCAGGATCTGGGTCCCGACCTTGACCTCCTCGGCGGGCGGCGCGCTCAGGGAGACCCGGATGGTGTCCCCGATGCCCTCGCTCAGCAGGGCCCCGAAGGCGACGGCGGACTTGATGGTGCCCTGGAACGCGGGACCGGCCTCGGTCACCCCCAGGTGCAGCGGA harbors:
- a CDS encoding polyprenyl synthetase family protein — translated: MADQMRLTGPALPDALESLERCRDLVQPALHDAVGRLHPSVGRMASFAFGWCDVDGVRRGGGGGKGLRPALAVLCAEAVGGSAADAVAGAVAVELVHAFSLVHDDIIDGDERRRHQDTLWKAFGVGPAVLAGDALLALALGTIGSTAEGATAMLSAALVELVEGQAADISFEGRPWAGPHAVTVDEYTTMAADKTGSLLACAAGLGALLGGGGSDAAAAMSTAGRHLGLAFQAIDDLLGIWGDPSVTGKPVFSDLRRRKKSLPVVFAATVENGTHAELLGRLLDTAPDAPERDLDLRRAADLIARAGGRTFGAEQSDGHLRQALEVIGATAVDLTAAAELTGLARFVADRSH
- a CDS encoding helix-turn-helix domain-containing protein; its protein translation is MEKSYLVLGALPVDGDWIGASEVARNTGLPKSTVHRLLGVLADLRLADRQAAGYRLGPRMLNLARQASGGRALALRDLLLPHLLDLFQATGLAVHLGVEHEHGVLCLEHLHGHRGLPLPIRTGSVLPRHTTAMGKVLAAHSDETGDELPARLRAELARIRRDGIAVNLGGPTRNVTSLAIPVWDSARTVAAVIAVAGPSHTVDVQAASRQLRRAAHAAARELAAGGVIGPVCR